In Sulfurisphaera javensis, a single genomic region encodes these proteins:
- a CDS encoding glycosyltransferase family 4 protein, protein MFSVAINTQTPPIRFRYTYRDLVDKYGFLQFPIDVSLLDPSDYYVSVGGVAKMMLSLSKKFKKVRWVSLGPGYPPEIKFKDLEIYFVDLNPKDLQGYTRFKEGIYNEAHGIYKYEIQPEDYIAYATYNWLSAQKLLEFFKDTDIYFINDFQQLLIGGIIGPSAPAVLWYHIPFVPEYLSPKVREFLIRTFEGFDGVVVSTKRDLEGMLRVGMKGRVKQIYPFIDPNEYKRASRQEVEKVKEKYGIRDEKIVTVVARMDPMKSQDIAIQAMKYIENAKLLLVGNGSFTSGALGTGKANSWAKKLQSLANEIGVRDKVIFTGYIPDEDLYAIYEASDVIVLPSNIEGFGLTVCEGWVYGKPAIVSNGAGVSELVIDGGNGYVFKRGDPKDLAEKINIVLKDPEKYSLGRDTIKKCSVDSSYEFIKEIFVDTMKDYGKI, encoded by the coding sequence ATGTTTTCTGTCGCCATTAACACACAAACACCACCAATTAGATTTAGGTATACTTATAGGGATCTTGTCGATAAATATGGCTTCTTACAATTTCCAATAGATGTTTCTCTTTTAGACCCTTCGGATTACTATGTCTCTGTTGGCGGAGTAGCTAAAATGATGCTTTCGTTAAGTAAAAAGTTTAAAAAAGTGAGATGGGTTTCATTAGGGCCAGGTTATCCACCTGAAATAAAGTTTAAAGATTTAGAAATTTACTTTGTTGACTTAAATCCAAAAGATCTTCAAGGTTACACTCGATTTAAGGAAGGAATATATAACGAGGCGCATGGAATATATAAGTATGAAATTCAACCAGAAGATTATATTGCATATGCAACTTATAATTGGCTTTCAGCTCAAAAGCTCTTAGAATTTTTTAAAGATACTGATATTTATTTTATAAATGATTTTCAACAACTTTTGATTGGAGGAATAATAGGACCTTCAGCTCCAGCAGTCTTATGGTATCATATTCCTTTTGTTCCGGAATATCTATCACCTAAAGTAAGGGAATTTCTAATTAGAACTTTTGAGGGATTTGATGGAGTAGTTGTTAGTACTAAAAGGGATTTAGAGGGAATGCTTAGAGTAGGAATGAAAGGTAGGGTAAAACAAATTTACCCATTTATAGATCCTAATGAATATAAGAGGGCTTCAAGGCAAGAAGTTGAGAAAGTAAAAGAAAAATATGGGATCAGAGACGAAAAGATAGTTACTGTTGTAGCTAGAATGGATCCTATGAAAAGTCAAGATATAGCTATTCAAGCTATGAAATACATAGAAAATGCGAAATTGCTTTTAGTTGGAAATGGAAGTTTCACAAGTGGTGCTTTAGGAACTGGAAAAGCTAACTCTTGGGCTAAAAAGTTACAAAGTTTAGCTAATGAAATAGGGGTAAGGGATAAGGTTATTTTTACTGGCTATATACCAGATGAGGATCTTTATGCAATATATGAAGCTTCTGATGTAATTGTTCTACCATCTAATATCGAAGGGTTTGGATTAACAGTATGTGAAGGTTGGGTGTATGGTAAGCCTGCAATTGTAAGTAATGGTGCTGGAGTGAGCGAATTAGTTATCGACGGTGGAAATGGATATGTTTTTAAGAGAGGAGATCCTAAGGATTTAGCAGAAAAAATAAATATTGTATTAAAAGATCCAGAAAAGTACTCATTAGGAAGAGATACTATTAAAAAATGTTCTGTTGATTCTAGTTATGAATTTATAAAAGAAATATTTGTGGATACAATGAAAGATTATGGAAAAATTTAA
- a CDS encoding APC family permease, whose protein sequence is MAEKKSLFIRESSGLIKQVNLLDAIMLNLGNMSAGEALFQSISPYVSNGAVLWIASVLGFILSIPQIIVYTIMTLKIRRTGGDYVWISRVIDGRLGSILALSYLIQSTAFFAIIAFFSASSVNSVLCTIGIMTHNQGLISLANNVFVNPYGNVTLTQRIIFYVISAIFFGIVIAINIRKAKWGFTLVTSFGVFSILALIIAMIIIGANSSDFFVKLTPFLNAYNISVPSGEKVFFPSNFNLLATLSLLPLFALYTYPWINAGPSVSAEFKNADKVAKLNIIIASLVTFLLVTLGFMEMDLVAGYNFNISAYPTFVYNFWTVAIALASNPILQWIIGLGLIMWNFYTLSYGVVMFSRYVFALSFDRILPEKFSEVNKYGSPVYAHLLDLTITLLLLLIPVFSLNAALALYGTTILGAIYLFFGVLAGTIYGFRNNERILKIFGILAVGYLGYLTYEATTNPLIGFTTSHGVNTITLGFVISAYIFAVLVFLASYLRHKREGVDINIMFKEIPPE, encoded by the coding sequence ATGGCTGAGAAAAAATCATTGTTCATCAGAGAAAGCTCAGGTTTAATTAAGCAAGTAAACCTCCTTGATGCTATAATGCTAAACTTAGGTAATATGTCTGCCGGCGAAGCCTTATTTCAATCAATATCTCCTTATGTTAGTAATGGTGCAGTACTCTGGATAGCAAGTGTTTTAGGATTCATTCTTTCAATACCACAGATTATTGTATATACAATAATGACCTTAAAGATTAGAAGAACTGGAGGAGATTACGTTTGGATATCAAGAGTGATTGATGGTAGACTAGGATCAATACTTGCATTATCATATCTTATACAATCAACAGCGTTCTTTGCAATAATTGCTTTTTTCTCAGCTTCATCAGTAAACTCGGTTTTATGCACAATAGGAATTATGACTCATAACCAAGGTTTGATAAGCCTTGCTAATAATGTCTTTGTAAATCCTTATGGTAATGTTACTTTAACTCAGAGGATAATATTTTATGTAATATCTGCTATCTTTTTTGGAATAGTAATAGCCATTAACATAAGGAAAGCAAAATGGGGATTTACTTTAGTCACGTCTTTCGGAGTGTTCTCTATTCTAGCTTTAATCATAGCAATGATTATAATTGGGGCAAACAGTAGTGATTTCTTTGTTAAATTAACTCCATTCTTGAACGCTTACAACATATCTGTTCCATCTGGAGAAAAGGTCTTCTTTCCTAGTAACTTCAATTTGTTAGCTACACTTTCCCTTTTACCTTTATTTGCATTATATACTTACCCATGGATAAATGCCGGACCATCAGTATCTGCTGAATTTAAGAATGCTGATAAGGTAGCGAAACTAAACATTATAATTGCGTCTCTTGTCACATTCCTCTTAGTAACTTTAGGTTTTATGGAGATGGATTTAGTTGCTGGATATAACTTTAATATTTCAGCTTATCCAACTTTTGTCTATAATTTCTGGACTGTTGCAATAGCCTTAGCAAGTAATCCAATTTTACAATGGATAATAGGCTTAGGACTAATAATGTGGAACTTTTATACTTTATCTTATGGCGTTGTAATGTTTTCTAGGTATGTTTTTGCTCTTTCATTTGATAGAATCCTTCCAGAGAAGTTCTCTGAAGTTAATAAATATGGCTCACCAGTTTATGCTCACTTACTTGACTTAACAATAACTCTTCTACTCTTGTTAATCCCAGTCTTTTCCCTAAATGCAGCATTAGCACTATATGGCACAACGATATTAGGGGCTATATATCTTTTCTTTGGAGTTCTAGCTGGTACAATATATGGTTTTAGAAATAACGAAAGAATTTTGAAGATCTTTGGAATATTAGCTGTTGGCTATTTAGGTTATTTAACTTATGAAGCAACTACTAATCCACTTATAGGTTTTACTACATCTCATGGAGTTAACACAATTACTTTAGGATTTGTAATTTCAGCATATATATTTGCAGTTTTAGTATTCTTGGCATCATATTTAAGGCATAAGAGAGAAGGAGTAGATATTAATATAATGTTTAAGGAAATACCACCAGAGTAA
- a CDS encoding purine-nucleoside phosphorylase yields MNPVHILAKKGDIAEKVIIAGDPGRVKSLSKFLEDPQLVNENRGFLIYTGKYKGERISIATHGIGGPSIAIVLEELTMLGGKIYVRYGTSGALVPELNIGDYVLVTGASYNPTSLVYQYFKEQACVSATPDFELTMALYNSFKSKGLKVSVGNVFSSDAFYAEDEEFTKKWSERGNIAVEMECATLFMLSKLRKIKSGAVLIVSDSLVKGGWISKEELEKKVNEGAIAILDALVNFT; encoded by the coding sequence ATGAACCCAGTTCATATTTTAGCAAAAAAGGGTGATATAGCGGAAAAAGTAATTATCGCTGGTGATCCAGGGAGAGTAAAAAGCTTGTCTAAGTTTCTTGAAGATCCTCAACTTGTAAATGAAAATAGAGGTTTCCTTATTTATACTGGTAAATATAAGGGTGAAAGAATAAGTATCGCAACACATGGAATTGGGGGGCCATCAATTGCAATAGTCCTTGAAGAACTTACAATGCTTGGAGGAAAAATTTATGTAAGGTATGGTACTTCTGGTGCATTAGTCCCAGAATTAAATATTGGTGATTACGTTTTAGTAACTGGAGCATCTTATAATCCAACAAGCTTAGTTTATCAATATTTTAAGGAACAAGCTTGTGTCTCAGCTACCCCAGATTTTGAACTAACTATGGCCTTATATAACTCCTTTAAAAGTAAAGGGTTAAAGGTTAGTGTTGGTAACGTTTTTAGTAGTGATGCGTTTTATGCTGAAGATGAGGAGTTTACTAAAAAGTGGTCAGAAAGAGGAAATATTGCAGTGGAAATGGAATGTGCTACACTATTCATGTTAAGTAAATTAAGAAAAATAAAAAGTGGTGCTGTTTTGATCGTGAGTGATAGTCTAGTTAAAGGTGGGTGGATTAGTAAAGAAGAATTAGAGAAAAAAGTAAATGAAGGTGCAATAGCTATTTTAGATGCTTTAGTTAATTTTACTTAA
- a CDS encoding HD domain-containing protein — MKIIRDPIHGYIEVNDEVLPIISSQFFQRLRYISQTALAYMVYPGMRHSRFEHSLGAMHLAKEFLNYLSMNNKIDFLTEGYKTLVSVSALLHDVGHVAFSHTFESALQVTKEVYGENIEYYGKETHVKYGLKIISKNSSLFDKLGKESNISDPIKFLINVIGNTPKTEEERLASQIISNFVDADRGDYLLRDSYYAGVGYGSYDIERLKRVLVYVDKKIAVLKKAIPIVEQFLLARMYMYENVYFHSVVGMYNAILSHAISKLIREGKIDLNNIENLTDIKILNMIEETEFRDPILFRKGYKRIKKDITQECMSLIDKAEINNLMRETEGKIIYYEFFDVPYREESEAVYIYDGEKISQLSRFSNLITAVKDLQKAIIVYHVSMEDKVKKYVEILKSC; from the coding sequence ATGAAGATTATCAGAGACCCTATACATGGATATATTGAGGTTAATGATGAGGTTTTACCGATAATCTCATCTCAATTTTTTCAAAGACTTAGATACATTTCTCAGACAGCTTTAGCTTATATGGTTTACCCTGGAATGAGACATTCAAGGTTTGAACATAGCCTAGGAGCAATGCATTTAGCCAAAGAATTTTTAAATTATCTTTCTATGAATAATAAGATAGATTTTCTAACAGAAGGATATAAAACTCTTGTTTCTGTTTCTGCTTTACTACATGATGTTGGTCATGTTGCATTCTCTCACACATTTGAATCGGCTTTACAAGTAACTAAAGAAGTATACGGTGAAAACATAGAGTATTATGGAAAAGAAACACATGTCAAATACGGTTTAAAGATTATATCTAAAAATTCCTCACTTTTTGATAAATTAGGAAAAGAGAGCAATATATCAGATCCCATTAAGTTCCTAATTAACGTTATTGGCAACACGCCTAAAACTGAGGAAGAAAGATTAGCATCCCAAATTATATCTAATTTTGTTGATGCAGATAGGGGAGATTATTTGCTTAGAGATTCTTATTATGCTGGTGTAGGTTATGGAAGTTATGATATAGAAAGATTAAAGAGAGTTTTAGTTTACGTAGATAAGAAAATAGCTGTATTGAAGAAAGCTATCCCGATAGTTGAACAATTTCTATTAGCTAGAATGTATATGTATGAGAACGTTTATTTTCACAGTGTAGTAGGAATGTACAATGCAATCTTATCGCATGCAATTTCAAAGCTCATAAGAGAAGGTAAAATTGATCTTAATAACATAGAAAATTTAACAGATATCAAGATTCTTAACATGATTGAAGAAACAGAATTTAGAGATCCCATTCTCTTTAGGAAAGGTTACAAAAGAATTAAAAAAGATATAACACAAGAATGTATGTCATTAATAGATAAGGCTGAAATTAATAACTTAATGAGGGAAACTGAAGGAAAAATAATATACTATGAATTCTTTGACGTTCCCTATAGAGAGGAAAGTGAAGCTGTTTATATTTATGATGGTGAAAAAATATCCCAACTTTCAAGGTTCTCAAATTTAATAACTGCTGTAAAAGATTTACAAAAAGCAATAATAGTTTACCACGTAAGTATGGAGGATAAAGTTAAGAAGTATGTTGAAATTCTCAAATCTTGTTAA
- the mvaD gene encoding diphosphomevalonate decarboxylase — protein sequence MKLEAEAIAPSNIAIVKYWGKRNEELNLPLNSSLSISLTNLEVRTRVEFSSEYTKDEVYINGEKAKDEEIKEYSGRVLEIFRKLYGEKIYAKVESWSNFPKSAGLASSAAGIAALVYAVNEALGLGLSQRELSKIARIGSGSACRSTVGGFVIWEKGERNDGEDSFCYQIFPETHWPELVDIIAIIDEKSKKRSSREGMILTAKTSSLMKCRLTFIEESLPKIIDSIRRKDEIEFYYWLMRHSNSMHAVILDSWPSFFYLNDISFKIMEWIQEFGKAGYTFDAGPNPHIFTTEKYKDEVLNFLETIGVKKVLIAKVGKGPRVNKI from the coding sequence TTGAAGCTTGAAGCAGAAGCTATTGCACCTTCAAATATAGCAATTGTTAAATATTGGGGTAAAAGGAATGAAGAATTAAATTTACCTCTAAATTCCTCACTCTCTATTTCATTAACCAATCTAGAAGTGAGAACAAGAGTTGAGTTTTCCAGTGAATACACAAAAGATGAAGTTTATATTAATGGTGAAAAAGCGAAAGATGAGGAAATTAAGGAATATAGTGGAAGAGTCTTAGAAATTTTTAGAAAATTATATGGAGAAAAAATATATGCTAAGGTTGAATCGTGGAGTAATTTTCCAAAATCTGCTGGTTTAGCTTCCTCAGCTGCAGGAATAGCTGCTTTAGTTTATGCTGTGAATGAAGCCTTAGGCTTAGGTTTATCTCAAAGAGAGCTATCTAAAATAGCTAGAATTGGATCTGGAAGTGCTTGCAGAAGTACTGTGGGTGGTTTTGTCATTTGGGAAAAGGGAGAAAGAAATGATGGAGAAGATTCTTTTTGTTATCAAATATTCCCAGAAACTCATTGGCCTGAACTTGTTGATATTATAGCAATAATAGATGAAAAAAGTAAAAAGAGATCTTCAAGAGAAGGAATGATTTTAACTGCTAAGACTTCTTCCTTAATGAAATGCAGATTAACTTTCATAGAAGAATCTTTACCTAAAATTATAGATAGTATTCGTAGAAAAGATGAAATTGAATTCTATTATTGGTTAATGAGACATAGTAATAGTATGCATGCTGTAATTTTAGATTCTTGGCCATCGTTCTTTTACTTAAACGACATTTCATTTAAAATAATGGAATGGATACAAGAGTTTGGCAAAGCTGGCTATACTTTTGATGCTGGTCCTAATCCACACATTTTTACTACTGAAAAGTATAAGGATGAAGTTCTAAATTTTCTTGAAACCATTGGTGTAAAGAAAGTCCTTATAGCAAAAGTGGGCAAAGGGCCAAGAGTTAACAAGATTTGA
- a CDS encoding trimeric intracellular cation channel family protein — translation MILEIANYIGIIAFAISGSMKGIKKGMDLLGILVLGFSTALGGGVIADLLLGKTPPTNLTYLPYPLTALISSLITFTFYKIFANVGKPLLYADAIGLGAFAASGASLAYSIDPSPLLVIMIGSVTAVGGGVIRDLLSNEIPLVLSREFYATAAILGSSIYFILRFEGISNYYDIIISFIVTSLLRIIAMKMNWELPKAIKNK, via the coding sequence GTGATATTGGAAATCGCAAACTACATAGGAATAATAGCTTTTGCAATATCTGGTTCAATGAAAGGAATAAAAAAAGGAATGGATCTACTTGGAATTTTAGTTTTAGGCTTTTCAACTGCATTAGGCGGGGGAGTAATTGCTGACTTATTGCTCGGTAAAACACCACCAACAAACTTAACTTATTTACCTTATCCTCTAACTGCATTAATATCGAGTTTAATTACATTCACCTTTTATAAGATATTTGCAAACGTAGGTAAACCATTATTATATGCTGATGCTATAGGATTAGGTGCATTTGCTGCTTCTGGAGCCTCATTAGCTTATTCAATAGATCCTTCACCTTTACTTGTTATAATGATTGGTAGTGTAACTGCAGTGGGAGGAGGAGTAATTAGGGATCTTCTTTCGAATGAAATTCCATTAGTTTTAAGTAGAGAATTTTATGCAACTGCTGCAATTCTTGGCTCATCTATCTATTTTATCTTAAGATTTGAAGGAATAAGTAATTATTATGATATAATAATCTCCTTTATAGTGACATCATTACTAAGAATAATTGCGATGAAAATGAATTGGGAATTACCTAAAGCTATTAAGAATAAGTAA
- a CDS encoding helix-turn-helix domain-containing protein codes for MSEKLKDAKDVIRCCYKLSDTDIDCLFKLIELNRAVTSDELSQIMKVSKTTIENSLKRLIDVGLVVRDKSDDKKIGRPKYYYSVIKNVTNKIKEDLLNCSKKMQISL; via the coding sequence ATGAGTGAGAAACTAAAGGACGCTAAAGATGTTATAAGGTGTTGTTATAAGCTTAGTGATACAGATATTGATTGTCTATTTAAGCTTATTGAACTTAATAGAGCAGTAACTTCAGATGAGCTTTCCCAAATAATGAAAGTAAGCAAAACAACTATTGAGAATAGTTTAAAGAGACTAATTGATGTTGGACTAGTTGTAAGAGATAAAAGTGATGATAAGAAGATTGGTAGACCTAAATATTATTATTCAGTTATAAAAAACGTTACAAACAAGATAAAGGAAGATTTATTAAATTGTTCAAAGAAAATGCAAATTTCACTCTAA
- a CDS encoding phosphomevalonate kinase — protein MISAPGKVLWIGSYSVVFGGISHVIAINKRVRCEVKEGERFLFETTYGTFKDKGNELIESVLTVFKEKYGKLTPLHVKLFNDPEFQINGKKTGLGSSSASTVALTACIYESLFKQIDKDEVYKLAQRANYIRQRGIGSGFDIASAVYGSIVYRRFKDIEKVDSEIKPLKIGNYQMLLGFIGESFSTVNSVAKFVEKSKSEEFKKTMKYIDEENTMAIKLIQIGKLDEAVEHVKLARKYLNGLAERIVGIKIEDDRIKKLIEIAEKDSLIALSPGAGGESVFALGEDLTKVKEKWEKEKVIVIELKEDEGLKIEA, from the coding sequence GTGATTTCAGCTCCAGGAAAAGTGCTTTGGATTGGAAGTTATTCAGTAGTCTTTGGAGGAATTTCGCATGTCATTGCGATAAATAAAAGAGTAAGATGTGAAGTCAAAGAGGGTGAAAGATTTCTCTTTGAGACAACTTATGGCACTTTTAAAGATAAAGGAAATGAATTAATAGAAAGTGTTTTAACTGTATTTAAAGAAAAATATGGAAAATTAACTCCTTTACACGTGAAACTATTCAATGATCCAGAATTTCAGATCAATGGTAAAAAAACTGGATTAGGAAGTTCCTCAGCCTCTACAGTTGCTTTAACTGCTTGTATATATGAATCTCTCTTTAAACAGATTGATAAAGATGAGGTTTACAAATTAGCTCAAAGGGCTAACTATATCAGACAAAGAGGTATCGGAAGTGGATTTGATATTGCCTCTGCTGTTTATGGTTCAATAGTCTATAGAAGATTTAAAGATATTGAAAAAGTTGACAGTGAAATAAAACCATTAAAAATTGGCAATTATCAAATGCTCTTAGGATTTATAGGAGAAAGTTTCAGTACAGTAAACTCTGTAGCTAAATTCGTAGAAAAGAGCAAATCTGAGGAGTTTAAAAAAACTATGAAATATATAGATGAAGAAAATACGATGGCAATAAAACTTATACAGATTGGAAAATTGGATGAGGCTGTAGAACATGTGAAACTAGCTAGAAAATATCTGAATGGATTAGCTGAAAGAATAGTGGGAATAAAGATAGAAGATGATAGAATTAAAAAGCTAATTGAAATTGCTGAGAAAGACTCTTTGATAGCTTTATCCCCTGGGGCTGGCGGAGAATCTGTTTTTGCATTAGGAGAAGATTTAACTAAAGTAAAAGAAAAATGGGAGAAGGAAAAGGTTATAGTTATTGAGTTAAAAGAAGATGAGGGACTAAAAATTGAAGCTTGA
- a CDS encoding GIY-YIG nuclease family protein produces MKGYIVVFKCDEGIITTKTYKFVIKSGFYAYVGSCGVNCGKRISRHLLMKGKKKHWHVDYLSDFCEPLFAIILPLKERDIVKILLLNFDYVKGFGSTDDKQNPSHLFKVSLISLLSLIRGISE; encoded by the coding sequence GTGAAAGGTTATATAGTAGTGTTTAAATGTGATGAAGGCATTATTACAACTAAAACTTACAAATTTGTAATAAAATCAGGTTTTTATGCGTATGTAGGTTCATGTGGAGTTAATTGTGGAAAAAGAATTAGTAGACATTTATTAATGAAGGGAAAGAAAAAACATTGGCACGTTGATTACTTGAGTGATTTCTGTGAGCCCTTGTTTGCAATTATATTACCCTTAAAAGAAAGGGATATAGTAAAAATTCTTCTACTGAACTTTGATTATGTAAAAGGTTTTGGTTCTACAGATGATAAGCAAAATCCATCTCACTTATTTAAAGTCTCTTTAATCTCCTTACTTAGTCTAATAAGGGGTATAAGCGAATAA
- a CDS encoding P-loop NTPase: protein MRISFVGIKGGIGKSIMALMTAKELSNRGYNVLFLDRDLFSFASQIAKVGNSLFSQIAKGEEPKNYFIDIGNLTIVRLFGEGIIFYKDVEEIHRDSKKRDILEKIYEELVKRKDYKFFIVDNPPYVTMKSEVVEHELTMFTKLFPNVEIYRVYLTTDLVEDTETTKKYINELESTSIGKPLGLIVNMSTNKERGINVLRSLLDDRFLVGVVIPFIDELYQFNGRLEDLPIVPQIKEFVNAILNKERKIIS from the coding sequence GTGAGAATCTCTTTTGTTGGAATAAAAGGAGGGATAGGAAAATCAATAATGGCACTCATGACTGCAAAAGAATTAAGTAATAGAGGTTACAATGTACTATTTTTAGATAGGGATTTATTCTCTTTTGCATCCCAAATTGCCAAGGTTGGAAACAGTTTATTCTCTCAGATAGCAAAAGGTGAAGAACCTAAAAATTATTTTATTGATATAGGAAATCTTACTATAGTTAGACTTTTTGGAGAAGGTATAATATTTTATAAGGATGTAGAAGAAATTCATAGGGATAGTAAAAAACGAGATATTCTAGAAAAAATTTACGAAGAATTAGTCAAAAGAAAAGATTACAAATTCTTTATAGTAGATAATCCACCCTACGTTACTATGAAAAGTGAAGTTGTTGAACATGAACTCACAATGTTTACTAAGCTTTTTCCTAACGTGGAAATATATAGGGTTTATCTTACTACCGACTTAGTAGAAGATACGGAAACAACTAAAAAATACATTAACGAATTAGAATCCACATCAATAGGTAAGCCTTTAGGCTTAATTGTTAACATGAGTACTAATAAGGAAAGAGGCATTAACGTCCTTAGATCTTTATTGGATGACAGATTTTTAGTAGGTGTTGTTATTCCTTTCATAGACGAATTGTATCAATTTAACGGTAGATTAGAAGACTTACCGATTGTTCCCCAAATAAAGGAGTTTGTTAATGCAATACTTAATAAAGAGAGAAAAATAATATCTTAA
- a CDS encoding DUF4898 domain-containing protein produces MTVSLKGLVEENIVEINDRLGFNTCWLYNFKWVNDLSKFILALLARNKELSIIIPTSREDRDVLINHIRKIANQHKASITILLSDKIAESNFLVCIKQN; encoded by the coding sequence ATGACAGTTAGCCTTAAAGGATTAGTTGAAGAAAACATTGTTGAGATCAATGATAGGCTTGGTTTTAATACTTGCTGGCTTTACAATTTTAAATGGGTCAATGATTTGAGTAAGTTTATTTTGGCTTTATTAGCGAGGAATAAAGAATTAAGCATAATAATACCAACATCAAGAGAAGATAGGGATGTATTAATCAATCATATAAGAAAAATAGCAAACCAACATAAGGCTTCTATTACTATTTTACTTAGTGATAAAATAGCTGAGTCTAATTTCTTAGTTTGTATAAAACAGAATTAA
- a CDS encoding tetratricopeptide repeat protein — translation MNDIKEIEEYYAQGNLVSALKKAEEVIKQNPSKDAYNLLGKILKELGEDDKAIDAFMKAGNYVEVAKIYISKGMYKEALKALSNVNDKEARLLKALAYLKLEEYEKAKEELNGLEDSSPLFYKVKGIIDYYTGDSYDALRELSIAVSLYPLDAELYYFRALTKMKLGLNAEDDLNTAMNLNPYFAEVYFSKGVLLENEGKLEEAITYYSKAINLNPEYIQAYVRRAKTYMKLGKEEEAIEDIKKVSDRK, via the coding sequence GTGAATGATATAAAAGAAATTGAAGAATACTATGCTCAAGGAAATTTAGTTTCTGCACTTAAAAAAGCTGAGGAGGTTATTAAACAAAATCCTTCAAAAGATGCTTATAATTTATTAGGAAAAATTCTAAAAGAACTCGGCGAAGATGATAAGGCAATAGACGCCTTTATGAAAGCGGGGAATTATGTTGAGGTAGCAAAAATATATATTTCAAAAGGGATGTATAAGGAAGCATTGAAAGCACTTTCTAATGTTAATGATAAAGAGGCTAGATTGTTAAAAGCTTTAGCGTATTTAAAGCTTGAAGAATATGAGAAGGCAAAAGAGGAACTTAATGGATTAGAAGATTCTTCTCCTTTATTTTACAAGGTGAAGGGAATTATTGATTACTATACCGGTGATTCTTATGACGCTTTAAGAGAATTAAGTATTGCTGTTTCTCTTTATCCACTAGATGCTGAACTATATTATTTTAGAGCTTTAACTAAAATGAAATTAGGATTAAATGCTGAAGACGATTTAAATACTGCAATGAACTTAAATCCTTACTTTGCAGAGGTTTACTTTAGTAAGGGGGTTCTTCTAGAGAATGAAGGAAAGTTAGAGGAAGCTATTACATATTATTCTAAAGCAATTAACTTAAACCCCGAGTATATACAAGCTTATGTAAGAAGAGCAAAAACATATATGAAACTAGGTAAAGAGGAGGAAGCAATAGAAGATATAAAGAAAGTTTCGGATAGAAAATGA
- a CDS encoding winged helix-turn-helix domain-containing protein: MRVKRDQFEIMADILENVRQGYGSKSALMKNANLSFSILRKYLDYLKEKGYIEEKDNSYIITDKGLDLLNRLNSVRKLEFQLAELINELSKELS, from the coding sequence ATGAGAGTTAAGAGAGATCAATTTGAAATAATGGCCGATATCCTTGAGAATGTCAGACAAGGTTATGGCTCAAAATCAGCTTTAATGAAAAATGCTAACTTAAGTTTCTCTATCTTAAGGAAATATCTTGATTATCTAAAGGAGAAGGGTTACATAGAAGAAAAAGATAATTCTTATATAATCACAGATAAAGGACTAGACTTATTAAATAGATTAAATAGTGTTAGAAAACTAGAATTTCAATTAGCAGAGCTTATTAATGAGCTTTCTAAAGAATTATCATAA